In Leclercia sp. LSNIH1, the genomic stretch GTCAGTTTGATCACCGTCTGGCTCAGGCTGTTTACCAGCCCGGCGCGGATAAACGGGCGTAACGAGGTGCTGAAGTCGCGCAGAAAATCCTGATTGTCCGGCGAGAGCAGATGGCGGGCATACTCCAGCACCACCGTCTCATAGGCTTCGTTGCTGTCTACCCAGTCGGTACGCAGCTTGGCCTCGCGCAGCGCTTTCTCCACAAAAGCCAGGAAGCGCGCTTCCAGCGCATTCAGACCCGCCGCATCCTGGGGATCGAGTGCGGGTGGCCAGACCCCCGCCAGCGCCTGATATAACATCCAGGTGTCAGCGGCTCGCGGCGCGGTGCCATCGTTCAGAAAGCGGACATGGGTCTGATTGAGTTGCTGCCAGCGGGCCACGCACTCGGCCCATACCTGCGGCGCTTCGGTCAGGGTATAGAGCCGGGCGCGGGCATCTTCCCCGCGCTTGGTGTCGTGGGTTGAGGTGCCCGAGAGCGCATCCGGCTGGCGTTCACGCCGCGCCGTCATTTCGGTATGGAAACGTGTCAGTGAGAAGGCGCGCGGCACCGGTTCGGCCCCGACTTCGTTAAGCGCCAGATCCATGTGCTGGCGGAAAAAGAGCGTGTCTTCAACGGATTTCGCCATCAGCGGCCCGGTCAGCTGCTGGAAACGGGTGCGGAACTGGCTGGCGGTATCGCGGGCCTCATCGCTGACCTCGCCGGTCAGGATACGGGTCAACAGCGTGAGCGCGTCCGGGTCGGCGTTAACGTGGGTCAGCACGTTTTGTAGCAGCCGGATATCCGCGCCGGACATCCCCTGCGCGGTGCCATAGGTGCGATAGACCGGGAAGGCCACCAGCAGCTCCCGCAGCGCCAGGCGCAGCAGCTCTTCATCAATCGCCACGCCCTCCACCTGCGCCAGTTTTTTGGCCAGCGTCAGCAGCGTGGAGAACTCCCCGGCGAAATTGCGATCCACCATCAGCAGGCGCGCCGCACGCAGTTCAGCGTGCATGTCCACCGGGCTACCCACCACCGCGTCGTAAGCCTGACGCAGGCTGTCGATTTTGTCGTCATCCACCAGCACTTCCGAGAGCGAGGCGATGAATTCATACCCGGTCGTGCCGGAGATGGGCCAGTCTGCGGGGAGGTTCTCCCCTTTACTGAGGATCTTCTCTACCGTGATGTAGCAATCGGCTCCCGCCTCCTGCCGCAAACGTTGCAGGTAAGCGCGCGGGTCGGCCAGACCATCCACATGATCGATGCGCAGCCCGTCCACCGCCCCCGACCGCACCAGGGCCAGGATCAGGGCATGGCTGTCATCAAAGACCGCGTCGTCCTCAACGCGCACACCCACCAGACCGGTGATCTCGAAGAAGCGCCGCCAGGAGAGATCCCGCGGGGCGTCGCGCCAGCTGCTGAGCCGCCACGGCTGCTGGTCATGCAGGCGTGCAATCGCCTCAGGCTCGCGCAGGTTCAGAACCTCTTCCTCGCGCCCCATCCAGCTCTCCGGGGTGAGCGGATAGAAGTTGTCATAAACGGCCAGCGCCGGTTTACCGGTGTTGGGATCGCGCTGGATGCTGATCTCCCCGTTTGCCAGTACCACGTCAAAGTCATCGCCCAGAAACGGCAGCGTCAGGCGGCGGGACCAGTCGATATCAAAGTGACGGGCATAGCGGCTCTTCTCGCCATGTTCAATCACATCACGCCACCAGGCGTTTTCCAGCGAGGTGGACATATGGTTCGGGACGATATCGAGAATCAGCCCCAGGCCAGCCGCCTTAAGGGCACTGACCAGCCGTTCAAATCCGGCGCGGCCACCAATGGCCGGGTCGATCTCATTGGCGTCGGTCACGTCATAACCGTGGGTCGAATCACGGGCAGCGGTAAAAATCGGCGAGGCATACAGATGGCTGATGCCAAGTTGTTGCAGATAGGGCACCAGACTGGCGGCACGATCGAACGTCATGCCATTACGAAACTGGATACGCCAGGTCGCTGTGGGGATCATCAGGTTGGTTCTCCAGGGGCAAAGCGGACAATAAGGGTGTCGGGCCGTAATTCGGTATGGATCTCAGGCCAGGCAAAGAGGGTTTCACCCGGCAGATCGGGCAACGCCTCCGTATGGCCGCCGACGTTAAACACCAGCGACAGGGTTCCCCGTGGAAACGTCCAGGTGACTGCCACGCAGCCGGGTGCCAGGTCCAGCACCTTGCCCCCACCGTTGCGGGCGGTTGCCAGCAGCGGCACAATCACCTGCTGACGCAGCTGCAACAGGTGACGGGTAAAGCTCAACCAGCTTTCCCCCTCCGGCTGGTTAACTTTGTCCCAGTCGAGTTTCGATCGTGTAAAGGTCTCCAGCGCATTCGGATCGGGCACGCCCTCCTCCTGGTGGCTGGCATGGTCGGCGAACTCCTTCGCCCGTCCTTCCCGTACCGCCCGCGCAAGATCACCGTGAAAATCGGTAAAGAAAAGGAATGGCCGGGTTTCGCCGAACTCCTCGCCCATAAACATGAGCGGGATATGCGGCGACAGCAGCAGCGCGGCCAGCAGCACCCGGGTGCGATCCTCCCCGATAAGGGAGAGCAGACGATCCCCCTGCGCCCGGTTACCCACCTGGTCGTGATTCTGGATAAAGTCGACAAAGGCCACCGGCGGCTGGTCGATGCTTTTAACCCCGCGTGGCTCCCGGTCCCGGGGAGTGATTTCGCCCTGATAGGCAAACCCTTCCGCCAGCGCCCGGGCGACCCATTTTTCCGGCTGATGCGCAAAGTCCCTGTACCAGGCGTGGGTTTCCCCGCTGGCCAGGACGTGAATGGCATTGTGCAGATCGTCATTCCATTCGGCGGTATAAAGCGACGGGGAGCCATCCTCACCGTAAGGATGCAACGAGATAATGTTGCGGTTGTCTTCGGTGGTGAGATGGATCGGGCGATCGGTTATCTGCGCCCGGATGCGTTCAGCAATTTCAACCAGGATATGTTTTTCAGACGAATCTGCAATGTGATCGATGGCGTCGAAGCGCAATCCATCGAAGCGGAACGCCTCCAGCCAGTATAGCGGCACGCCGATCATAAACTGGCGCACGGGGGCCACATCGTAGGCGATGCCATTTCCCCAGGGGGTCATTCGCTCCGGATGGAAAAAGTCCGGGGAGAGGCGCGGGAGGTAGTTTCCCTCCGGACCAAAATGGTTCAGCACAATATCCAGCTCCACCGACAGTCCCAGTCCGTGAGCGGTATCCACAAAGGCTTTCAGCTCATCTGGCGTACCGTAGGCGCTGTGCGGGGCATAGAGCAGCACTCCGTCATAGCCCCAGTTGCGATTGCCTCCGGCCTGCGATACGGGCATCAGTTCAATCATTGTGATGCCCAGCGAGGCCAGATACGGCAGCTTGTCGGCTGCCGCGCGGAAGGTGCCTTCCGGGGTAAAGGTACCGATATGCAGCTCATAGACCACGCTCTCTTCCCAGCGTCGGCCCTGCCATTCAGTGTTGCGCCAGACATAGCTGTCGGGATCGCACACCAGCGAAGGACCGTTGACATCCCCTTGCTGGGCGCGGGAGGCGGGATCCGGCACCGCAGTGCCGTCTGCCAGAATATAACTGTAGGGTGAACCGGGTTTGACGTAGTCAACCGTCAGTTCGAATCCGCCGTCACCGGTCGGGTGCATCGCCAGCGTTTCGTCGTTGAGGCGCAGGGAGACCTGCTCCTGACCGCTGGCCCATAGATGGAAGCGAACCGTGTTAGCATCAATGTGTTCACAACCCCAATACGTAATAGATTTAGCTGTCATTCCACCACCTCGTTTGACCCGTGTTCCTCAGGGTGCTTAACGTTTATCGTTACGCAGAGGGAAAAAGAGAAAGTGCGGCGGCAATCCGCCGCGCATGCACATCAAGCATAGACCAGGAAATTAATGTGAGATGGGTCACGACGAAGCGGCAGGAAAAGGTGTGGTCAGGGTATCGCCGGGTGGCGGCTGCGCCTTACCCGGCCTACGAACGATAAAACTGCAGGCCCGGCAAGCGCAGCGCTGCCGGGCAATCAGACATTGCCTTATGCTGGTTCCGGAAGGCGGAAGCTGGCAATACTTTGGGTGAGGTGTCTGGCTTGCTCTTCCAGCGAAGCCGCTGCCGCCGCAGACTCCTGCACCAGCGCGGCGTTCTGCTGGGTCACGCCATCCATTTCGGTCACGGCCTGCCCTACCTGACCAATGCCGCGGCTCTGCTCTTCGGACGCCACCTGAATCTGCTCCATCAGCGCGTTGACTTTGTTCACCGAGGTGATGATGGCATGAATGACCTCACCCGAGCGATTCACCAGCTGCGAACCGTTTTTCACGCTGGAAACCGACTGGGCGATGAGGTTCTCAATATCCTTCGCCGCCACGGCGCTTTTCTGCGCCAGAGTGCGCACTTCAGTCGCCACCACCGCAAATCCACGCCCCTGAGTTCCGGCGCGCGCCGCTTCAACGGCGGCATTCAGCGCCAGAATGTTGGTCTGGAAGGCGATGCTGTTAATGACGCTGGTGATATCTTCGATGCGCTGAGAGTTGGCGGCGATGGTGTTCATGGTTTCGATCACCTCGCGGGTCACGGCCTCCCCGGTACGGGCGTTGTTTACCGCATCCTGCACCAGCTTACCTGCCTGGTTGACGTTCTCGGTATTATTGGCAACCGTCGCGCTCAGCTGCTCCATGCTGGCGGCCGTTTCCGTCAGGGCGGCAGCCTGCTGCTCGGTGCGGGAAGCCAGGTCGATATTGCCGGAGGCAATCTCCTGCGAGGCGTGGTTAACGGTATGGCAGGCGGCACGTACCTGAGAGACGGTATCCAGCAGGGCCAGACGCATCTCCTCCATCGAGCCCATCAGCAGGTCGATCTCATTGTTCGATCCGGTTTTCTGCGGTACCGCTTCCGTTAATTTACCGGCGGCGATCTGGCTGCAGTGCTCACGGGCAAGATGAATCGGCGCGAAGACAAACCGCTTCATCAGCACGCTCACCCCGACAATGACCACCACAAACAGGGCGGCAAAAGCAATAATGATGGTTAAGCCGGATGAAAACTGCGTCCGCGCATCATCATTTAACTGTTTCGCGTATTTCTGGTGCACCGACAGCACCTGATCGAGGACAATTTCGTACTGACGGTCGAGGCCAGAAATCTGCGGGATCAGCGCATCAAACTTTGCCTTGTCATGGGCGGAAGCCGCCTCAATCATCGGCACCAGGCCACGATCGCGGTAGGCCAGCCAGCCGTCATTATAGTTTTTCACCAGCGGCGCTTCGTCCGCCAGGCGGGGGGCGTCATTAAACGCGGCGAAGGCGCCATCGGCTTTGGTCAGAGCCAGCTTAACGGAGGCCAGCTTCTCATCGAGACCGGTGGTGTCGCCACTTTCCACCTGTTTCATATACTCCATAACCCGCACGCGCAGGGTACGGCTATGGTTAATGGGATCGATAATGGATAACACCACCTGAATCTCTTTATTCACGTTATCCAGGGAGTTGTTGCTTTTAATGGCCAGCCAGACGTTAGTTGCGGCACTGGCGACAAAGAAAAACAGCAGGGCAAGCAGGATGGCAAGAGACGACTTTTTTAATGACATAAATACCTCAGAAACAATACGGTCTGAGGTATTATCGGCAGCGCAAAATTAACATTGAGTTAAAGTTATTTATTAATAAAAAAGCCGAAAAAACATTAAATTTATTAAAATCACTGCATTACAAAATATTTGCTAATAATTTAACCTGCGAAGCATTGTAAATATTCAACTATTTACCCAATCCTTATTGCTGAATATTTAATCGCTCAGGAAAGGTGTGCTGGACAACTGCGGCCAGTGGATCTCTCCTACCCCGTTTAATTTTGGCCGGGAGAAGAGAAAGCCCTGAAAACGCTTAATGCCAGCCGACTCCAGCCAGCACCACTCGTCGATCTTCTCAATGCCCTCGGCCACCAGCGCAATTTCAAGGTCTGTACAGCAGCTGATAATCGACTTCACAATTGCCTGCTTCGGGCCGCTCAAATGGATGTCGCTGACAATCTCACGGTCGATTTTGAGCTTATCCGGCTGGAAACGGGTTAACAGCGACAGCCCGGCATACCCGGAGCCAAAATCATCGATCGCCAGGCCAATACCTGCCGCCCGAAGCTGCTTAATGGCGCTGTTAAACTGGTTGAACCCGGAGATCATTTCGTTTTCGGTGACTTCAATCACCACCTGCTCCGGCTGCAGGCCGTGGATGAGGATCTGGTCCATCAGAAAATCAACAGCACCAGGGACATTCACCAGCGACATCGGCAGCAGATTGACGGCGATTTTATGATTGCCGATGCCGATTTTCTCCGCCAGGGCAAAAGCATATGCCTTCGTCTGGAGATCCACTTCGTACATTTTGTCCTGATCGATGGCGCTAAAGAAGCGTTCCGGACTTCCTCCGTCGTTACCGCGAATTAACGCCTCCAGCGAGGAGATTTTCCCCTCGGTGGGTTCAATAATGGGTTGCAGGGCAAACTGGCAGACCTGATTTTCGATGAGCGCGTTGATGCCTTGCCCAAACGGGGCATGCTCCGGGGCCAGTCTCCATCTCTCCGGCAGGAAGACCGTCCGGTCGCGGGTGGGCTGTTCCCGGGTAATAAACGACTGAATAAACTTGAACACCCGATCCTGCGCTGCCAGATAGTAGTCCAGCTTGCTGTAGCGCAGCACCGATGAGAGCACCGATTTCTGGCTATCAACCAGCAGGTCGAAGAGTAGCATGCCGACATTTTCGAAGCGTCTGTGCGGGCCATAATCGCGCATCAGCTCTACCACGCTGTGATGGCGTTTGTCGCTACGGATCTTACAAAACAGTTTTTCAATGACCTCTTCCGATCCTTCAAGGATCTGCAAAAAGCCGACGCCGTTAAACAGCAAAATGCCCGTCACATCCAGGGCGGAATTCCGCTGCCTGGCTTTTTCAACAAGTAAAATAAGAGATAATGATTGGCAGGATGGATTTAACTGGCTTTTATAAATAAGAGTCGTCAGCACAGCTAGTGTTCCTGGTCGAATGTTAGGGCTTTTAAGCTATTGTTTAGCATAAATTACATTCGTGGCCTAATAGTATTACGAGGATATATTCAGAAAAGATCGATTCGGCTCAAAAATAATCAGTGTGAATGCTTATTGGTGCCATAAAGTAGAGAAACATCCTTGTTGTTGCAGACAGACATGCCGTCCGCGGCACGTTCAGTCAGTCCTGTTTGCGTCAGATTTGCGCCATCCCGCCGTCCACAAACAGCTCGACGGCGTTGATGAAGCTGGCGGCATCGGAGGCGAGGAACGCCACCGCTTTCCCCACCTCTTCCGGCTCGCCAATACGCCCCATCGGTACCGTAGCGGCTAAGGCATCAAACAGCCCCTGCCGCTGATCTTCTGGCACCAGTTCTCCCAGCCCCGGGGTTTTAATCGGGCCCGGGCTGACCACGTTCACCCGGATACCGCGCCCCTGCAAATCCAGCGCCCAGGAGCGGGCGAAGTTTCTTACCGCCGCCTTGCTGGCGCTATAGACGCTGAAGTTAGCGGTACCTTTAATGGAGACCGTGGAGCCGGTCAGGATCACCGAGGCTTTGTCGGTCAGCAGCGGCAGCGCTTTTTGAACGGTAAACAGTACGCCGCGGACGTTGGTGGCAAAAATGCGGTCGAACTGTTCTTCGGTTATCGCCCCCAGAGGCAGCATATCGCCCCCGCCGGCGTTCGCGAACAGCACATCCAGCCGCCCGGACTGTTCGGCGATTTGGGCATAAACGGTATCAAGATCGGCGAGTACGGAGGCGTCGGCGCGAATGCCGGTGACCTGCCCGCCGAGGGTGGCGATGGCGTTGTCCAGCTCCGCCTGGCGGCGACCGGTGATATAGACCTTCGCCCCCTGGGCTTGCAGCTCTTTTGCCGTTGCCAGACCGATGCCGCTGGTGCCGCCGGTGACGAGTGCGATTTTATCTGTTAATGCTGTGTTCATTTTGCTTTTCCTTCCACATTGTTGGTGTGGAAGCACTGTAGCCCTTGCGGCATTAGTGAAAAATTAGCAAAAATGGAAATCACTTTTTCCCTGTGGGAATAATCTCTGTGGCGGAGCGCCCCTCTATGGATCAATTACAGGCCATGCGCGCCTTTACGCGCGTGGTAGAAACCGGCAGCTTTACCCGGGCGGCGGACTCACTGAATATGCCCATCGCCAGCCTCAGCAAGCTGGTGAAAGCGCTGGAGGCCCATCTGGACGTGCGGCTGCTGCAACGCACAACCCGCCGGGTGACGGCGACGCCAGAGGGCCAGGACTATTACGTAAAAGCCCGCCGGGTGCTGATTGATATCGAAGAGATAGACACCTCTTTCAGCCAGGCGAAACAGCAGCCCCAGGGGCACCTCCGCATCGACGTGGGCGGCTCTACGGCGCGAGACGTGCTGATCCCTGCGCTGCCGGATTTTATACGCCGCTACCCCGCTATCCGTATCGATCTTGGCGTGGCTGACCGGCCAGTGGATCTGATCAGCGGCAACGTGGACTGCGTTATCCGCGGCGGCGCGCTGGAGGACTCTTCGCTTATTGCCCGGCATATTGGCAATGCAGAGATGGTCACCTGTGCCACACCGGGCTATCTGAAGCAGTACGGGCCCCCCGCTTATCCGGAGGAGCTGCGCAACGGCCATAAGCTGGTAAGTTATCTGTCGCCAGTAACCGGACGCGCCGTGCCGTTTCGCTTTACCCATGAGAATGAGATCCGCGACATTAACCTGGTGCATCATATAGGGGTGAACGAGAGCAACGGTCATGTGGCGGCAGCGGTGGCCGGGATGGGTATAATACAGACGTTTCGTTACTCAGCAGGCGCACTGCTGGAAGCGGGCACGCTGGTAGAGATCCTCGACAGGTGGCGTCCGCCGCACTACCCGTTTTACGTGGTTTATCCGCAAAACCGGCATATGACGCATCGTCTGAGGGTATTTATCGCGTGGCTGGCGGAGGTCTTTCCCGCCGCGGTCAAGGGATAGCCGGGCGCAACGCCCGGCAAGACAATCAGTTCAGCTGATAGTCGAGGGTGATTTCCGCTTTCAGCAGCTGTGAAACCGGGCATCCCGCTTTCGCTTTCTGGATAATGCCGTCAAACTGCTGCGGGTCGATGCCCGGAACGGTTACTTTGCTCTGCAGAGCGACTTTGCTGATGGTAAAACCGCTGTCGGTTTTATCCAGAGAGACATCTGCATTGGTATCAATGGAATCCGCAGTATAGCCCGCCTCACCCAGCATCAACGACAGGGCCATAGAGAAACAGGCCGCATGCGCAGCACCAATCAACTCTTCCGGGTTGGTGCCTTTTTCCCCTTCAAAGCGGGTATTGAAGCCGTAAGGTTGCTGATTAAGAACGCCGCTCTCAGTCGAAA encodes the following:
- the treY gene encoding malto-oligosyltrehalose synthase, with the translated sequence MIPTATWRIQFRNGMTFDRAASLVPYLQQLGISHLYASPIFTAARDSTHGYDVTDANEIDPAIGGRAGFERLVSALKAAGLGLILDIVPNHMSTSLENAWWRDVIEHGEKSRYARHFDIDWSRRLTLPFLGDDFDVVLANGEISIQRDPNTGKPALAVYDNFYPLTPESWMGREEEVLNLREPEAIARLHDQQPWRLSSWRDAPRDLSWRRFFEITGLVGVRVEDDAVFDDSHALILALVRSGAVDGLRIDHVDGLADPRAYLQRLRQEAGADCYITVEKILSKGENLPADWPISGTTGYEFIASLSEVLVDDDKIDSLRQAYDAVVGSPVDMHAELRAARLLMVDRNFAGEFSTLLTLAKKLAQVEGVAIDEELLRLALRELLVAFPVYRTYGTAQGMSGADIRLLQNVLTHVNADPDALTLLTRILTGEVSDEARDTASQFRTRFQQLTGPLMAKSVEDTLFFRQHMDLALNEVGAEPVPRAFSLTRFHTEMTARRERQPDALSGTSTHDTKRGEDARARLYTLTEAPQVWAECVARWQQLNQTHVRFLNDGTAPRAADTWMLYQALAGVWPPALDPQDAAGLNALEARFLAFVEKALREAKLRTDWVDSNEAYETVVLEYARHLLSPDNQDFLRDFSTSLRPFIRAGLVNSLSQTVIKLTAPGVPDVYQGSEGLNFSLVDPDNRREPDFAQLSQQLNSADLHTASREASWLDGQLKVYVTSTLLNLRQRKPALFRLGSYVALLTRGERADKAIAFARVDDDDVLIVVAPRLAFASAAQTFPLTGAALWGDTEVVLPAELAGRRYQDCFSGEIVIPGESLKLHDAQDCWRVLLACG
- the treZ gene encoding malto-oligosyltrehalose trehalohydrolase, with protein sequence MTAKSITYWGCEHIDANTVRFHLWASGQEQVSLRLNDETLAMHPTGDGGFELTVDYVKPGSPYSYILADGTAVPDPASRAQQGDVNGPSLVCDPDSYVWRNTEWQGRRWEESVVYELHIGTFTPEGTFRAAADKLPYLASLGITMIELMPVSQAGGNRNWGYDGVLLYAPHSAYGTPDELKAFVDTAHGLGLSVELDIVLNHFGPEGNYLPRLSPDFFHPERMTPWGNGIAYDVAPVRQFMIGVPLYWLEAFRFDGLRFDAIDHIADSSEKHILVEIAERIRAQITDRPIHLTTEDNRNIISLHPYGEDGSPSLYTAEWNDDLHNAIHVLASGETHAWYRDFAHQPEKWVARALAEGFAYQGEITPRDREPRGVKSIDQPPVAFVDFIQNHDQVGNRAQGDRLLSLIGEDRTRVLLAALLLSPHIPLMFMGEEFGETRPFLFFTDFHGDLARAVREGRAKEFADHASHQEEGVPDPNALETFTRSKLDWDKVNQPEGESWLSFTRHLLQLRQQVIVPLLATARNGGGKVLDLAPGCVAVTWTFPRGTLSLVFNVGGHTEALPDLPGETLFAWPEIHTELRPDTLIVRFAPGEPT
- a CDS encoding methyl-accepting chemotaxis protein — encoded protein: MSLKKSSLAILLALLFFFVASAATNVWLAIKSNNSLDNVNKEIQVVLSIIDPINHSRTLRVRVMEYMKQVESGDTTGLDEKLASVKLALTKADGAFAAFNDAPRLADEAPLVKNYNDGWLAYRDRGLVPMIEAASAHDKAKFDALIPQISGLDRQYEIVLDQVLSVHQKYAKQLNDDARTQFSSGLTIIIAFAALFVVVIVGVSVLMKRFVFAPIHLAREHCSQIAAGKLTEAVPQKTGSNNEIDLLMGSMEEMRLALLDTVSQVRAACHTVNHASQEIASGNIDLASRTEQQAAALTETAASMEQLSATVANNTENVNQAGKLVQDAVNNARTGEAVTREVIETMNTIAANSQRIEDITSVINSIAFQTNILALNAAVEAARAGTQGRGFAVVATEVRTLAQKSAVAAKDIENLIAQSVSSVKNGSQLVNRSGEVIHAIITSVNKVNALMEQIQVASEEQSRGIGQVGQAVTEMDGVTQQNAALVQESAAAAASLEEQARHLTQSIASFRLPEPA
- a CDS encoding diguanylate phosphodiesterase, which codes for MLTTLIYKSQLNPSCQSLSLILLVEKARQRNSALDVTGILLFNGVGFLQILEGSEEVIEKLFCKIRSDKRHHSVVELMRDYGPHRRFENVGMLLFDLLVDSQKSVLSSVLRYSKLDYYLAAQDRVFKFIQSFITREQPTRDRTVFLPERWRLAPEHAPFGQGINALIENQVCQFALQPIIEPTEGKISSLEALIRGNDGGSPERFFSAIDQDKMYEVDLQTKAYAFALAEKIGIGNHKIAVNLLPMSLVNVPGAVDFLMDQILIHGLQPEQVVIEVTENEMISGFNQFNSAIKQLRAAGIGLAIDDFGSGYAGLSLLTRFQPDKLKIDREIVSDIHLSGPKQAIVKSIISCCTDLEIALVAEGIEKIDEWCWLESAGIKRFQGFLFSRPKLNGVGEIHWPQLSSTPFLSD
- a CDS encoding SDR family oxidoreductase, translating into MNTALTDKIALVTGGTSGIGLATAKELQAQGAKVYITGRRQAELDNAIATLGGQVTGIRADASVLADLDTVYAQIAEQSGRLDVLFANAGGGDMLPLGAITEEQFDRIFATNVRGVLFTVQKALPLLTDKASVILTGSTVSIKGTANFSVYSASKAAVRNFARSWALDLQGRGIRVNVVSPGPIKTPGLGELVPEDQRQGLFDALAATVPMGRIGEPEEVGKAVAFLASDAASFINAVELFVDGGMAQI
- a CDS encoding LysR family transcriptional regulator, encoding MDQLQAMRAFTRVVETGSFTRAADSLNMPIASLSKLVKALEAHLDVRLLQRTTRRVTATPEGQDYYVKARRVLIDIEEIDTSFSQAKQQPQGHLRIDVGGSTARDVLIPALPDFIRRYPAIRIDLGVADRPVDLISGNVDCVIRGGALEDSSLIARHIGNAEMVTCATPGYLKQYGPPAYPEELRNGHKLVSYLSPVTGRAVPFRFTHENEIRDINLVHHIGVNESNGHVAAAVAGMGIIQTFRYSAGALLEAGTLVEILDRWRPPHYPFYVVYPQNRHMTHRLRVFIAWLAEVFPAAVKG
- a CDS encoding OsmC family protein; the protein is MTIHKHGSAHWSGDIKRGKGTVSTESGVLNQQPYGFNTRFEGEKGTNPEELIGAAHAACFSMALSLMLGEAGYTADSIDTNADVSLDKTDSGFTISKVALQSKVTVPGIDPQQFDGIIQKAKAGCPVSQLLKAEITLDYQLN